A region of the Planctomycetota bacterium genome:
GAGGTGGCGATCGTGCGCCCCGGGCCGATCCAGGGAGACATGGTCCATCCCTACCTGCGGCGGCGGGCGGGGGAGGAGCCGGTCGACTACCCCAGCGACGCGATCCGCGAGGTGCTCGAGAAGACGCTCGGCGTGCCCCTCTTCCAGGAGCAGGCGATGCGCCTGGCGGTGGTGGCGGCGGGGTTTACCCCCGGCGAGGCCGACCAACTGCGGCGCGCGATGGGGGCCTGGCGGCGGCCGGGGGTGATCGACGAGTTCCACCGCCGGCTCGTCGACGGCATGCGCGCCCGCGGCCTCTCGGAGGAGTTTGCCGAGCGGGTGTTCAACCAGATCCGCGGGTTCGGCGAATACGGCTTCCCCGAGTCGCACGCCGCCAGCTTCGCGCTGTTGGTCTATGTCTCCGCCTGGCTCAAGCGGCACCATCCGGCCGCGTTCACCGCGGCGCTGCTCGGCAGCCAGCCGATGGGGTTCTACGCGCCGGCGCAACTGGTCCGCGACGCCCGCCAGCACGGCGTGACGGTCTTGCCGGTCGACGTGAACGCCAGCGGCTGGCACGCCGGGCTCGAACGGCTCCCCCGGCGCGGGCAGCCAGGGCCGGCGATCCGGCTGGGGCTCGAGCAGGTGCACGGCCTCGGTGAGGAGGCGGGGCGGCGGATCGAGGCGGCCCGGCGCCAGGGGGCGTTTCGGTTGGTCCACGAATTGGCCAGGCGCGCCAGACTCGACCGCGAGCACCTGCTCCATCTGGCCCGTGCGGGGGCGCTCGAGTCGCTGGGGCTCGACCGGCGGCGGGCGGCGTGGGAGGCGATGCGGCAGGTCGACCGGCCGGAGGAGCGGCCGCTGTTCGCGGGGCTCGGCGCTGCCGACGAAGACGAAGTCGAAGCCGACGCGCCGGCCGGCGGGGCGGCGCCATTCGCCCCGCACGCGTCGGGCCTGTCCGGGGCCGACGCCCCGGCGGCGTTTCTGCCCGCACTGGCGGCGCGCGACGAGGTGATCGCCGATTACCGCGCGGTCGGTCTGTCGCTGGCGGCCCATCCGCTGGCGTTCGAGCGGGCCTGGCTGGCGGAGCGCGGCGTGGTCACGGCGGCGCTGGCGGCGGCGGCGCCCGAGGGGCGGCGGGTGTGCGTGGCGGGGATCGTGCTGGTGCGGCAGCGGCCGGCCACCGCCAGCGGGATGATCTTCCTCACCGTCGAAGACGAGACCGGCGCGGCCAACGTCGTCGTGCGCCCGGCGGTGTGGGAGGCCGCCGATCCGGCGACGCGCCGGGCGGCTGTGCTCCTGGTGCACGGCCGGATCCAGCGGCGCGGCGCGGTGGTCCATCTCCTGGCGACGCGGCTGGAGCCGGCGGTGCCGGGGAGGGCGGCCGACGGGGCGGATGCCGCCCCGCGCGGGGTGGCGGCGACGAAGCCGGCACTGCCGCGCATGTCGCGCGATTTTCGCTGACTCTCCCGGCCGGAGCCGGCGCCCCATCGGCTACAACACTCCCCATGGCCAGCCCCGCCGCGCTCGAGACGACGAATCTCCCCCTCGGCCCCGTCCACCGGGGGAAGGTGCGCGACTGCTACGCCTGGGGCGAGCGGATGCTGATCGTGAGCACCGACCGGATCAGCGCCTTCGACCGGGTGCTGCCGACCCCGATTCCCGGCAAGGGGCGCGTGCTCACGGCGATCTCGGCGTTTTGGTTCGACTTCCTGTCGCGCGGCACCGACCCGATCCCCCACCACCTCATCACCACCGACGTCGACGCGATGGGGCTACCGGCGGGGATCGACCGTGAGCCGCTTCGCGGCCGGACGATGCTCGTGAAGCGCGCGGCGGTGGTGCCGTTCGAGTGCGTGGTGCGCGGCTGGCTGGCCGGGTCCGGGCTGGCGGAGTACCGCGCCGGCGGGAGCGTGTGCGGCGTGCCCCTGCCGCCTGGGCTCGCGGCCGGCGACCGCCTCCCCGAGCCGATCTTCACCCCGGCGACGAAAGCCGTCACCGGCCACGACGAAAACGTCTCCTTCGCGACGATGGCGGCGGCAATCGGCGGGGAGCTCGCCGACCGGCTGCGGCGCCGGAGCCTCGACGTCTACGGGCGCTGCGCAGCCCACGCCGTGGCCTGCGGGATCGTCGTCGCCGACACGAAGTTCGAATGGGGGCTGACTCCGGACGGCGACCTGCTCTTGGTCGACGAGGTCCTGACGCCCGACAGCTCGCGGTTCTGGCCGGCCGATCGGCTCGAGCCGGGGCGGGTGCCGGAGTCGTTCGACAAGCAGTTCGTGCGCGACTGGCTCGCCGCCAGCGGCTGGGACAAGTCGAGCCCGCCGCCGCCGCTGCCCGCCGAGGTGGTGGCCCGCACCGCCGCCACCTATGCCGAGGCCTGCCGCCGGCTCACCGGCACCGTGCCGCCGGGGATGGCGTGACAGTCGCCGCGGGGGGCGGAGGGCGCCCGATTCCCGCGCCCGGACCGGGCCGC
Encoded here:
- a CDS encoding phosphoribosylaminoimidazolesuccinocarboxamide synthase; amino-acid sequence: MASPAALETTNLPLGPVHRGKVRDCYAWGERMLIVSTDRISAFDRVLPTPIPGKGRVLTAISAFWFDFLSRGTDPIPHHLITTDVDAMGLPAGIDREPLRGRTMLVKRAAVVPFECVVRGWLAGSGLAEYRAGGSVCGVPLPPGLAAGDRLPEPIFTPATKAVTGHDENVSFATMAAAIGGELADRLRRRSLDVYGRCAAHAVACGIVVADTKFEWGLTPDGDLLLVDEVLTPDSSRFWPADRLEPGRVPESFDKQFVRDWLAASGWDKSSPPPPLPAEVVARTAATYAEACRRLTGTVPPGMA